One window of the Parasphingopyxis algicola genome contains the following:
- a CDS encoding putative bifunctional diguanylate cyclase/phosphodiesterase: MAGTLYTSPASLAIGAIAGSVTAGCIAYVSGSLALLICSIGIHLVGVLRVASAVIYLRVQAKETPSEQLHWERNYEIGAWLYASLLGAQAFLTLNQSSNTILLLMATIMATGYSAGVAARNAGRPIIAIGQLCLGTLPMALGLFLMGTPLAITLSLCIIIFVMGMVDISLQIYEVVYTALSGKQEKSEVAARFEKMARSDMLTGLDNRLAMQMRLGELLDTIDQDNPDKLTVIWMDLDHFKTINDTLGHLAGDKVLIVTAQRVKAVLGNRGWLARFGGDEFVIMAIVDSAEEAGRLGNEILDSVSQPVSINENTVEVAASLGVAVAPDHGRQSEIMLKNADIALYHAKNEGGKRVRAFEPFMHEDFLMHRQIESGLTDALANEEFTVLFQPIIDLETGRTKSCEALLRWNHPELGDVSPAVFIPVAESAGLIGDITEWVLRKACEAAAKWPEEINVSVNISPALLKQNNLPVTIIETLVNTGMVARRLELEITESVLLDKNPHTNSLLRQLQKMGLRLCLDDFGTGFSSLTYLRSWEFDTIKIDKSFIRNIGNSPTDQKIIGAVVQLAKSLEVATVAEGVETEEQLQRVREAGCSRVQGFYYARPMTAAQASQRLSLEDLSDPDDQQIVNLR; this comes from the coding sequence ATGGCCGGCACCCTGTACACATCTCCCGCATCCCTGGCGATCGGTGCGATCGCGGGCAGCGTCACGGCGGGTTGCATCGCCTATGTGTCGGGCAGTCTCGCGCTTCTGATCTGCTCGATCGGCATTCATCTCGTCGGCGTTCTGCGCGTTGCAAGCGCCGTGATCTATCTGCGCGTCCAGGCGAAGGAAACGCCAAGCGAACAGCTGCACTGGGAACGAAACTACGAGATCGGCGCCTGGCTCTACGCCTCGCTGCTCGGCGCCCAGGCGTTTCTGACGCTCAACCAGAGCAGCAACACGATTCTCCTGCTCATGGCGACGATCATGGCGACCGGTTATTCGGCCGGCGTCGCCGCGCGCAACGCAGGACGCCCGATCATCGCGATCGGCCAGCTTTGTCTCGGTACGCTGCCGATGGCGCTGGGCCTGTTCCTCATGGGCACCCCGCTCGCCATAACGCTGAGCCTGTGCATCATCATCTTCGTGATGGGCATGGTCGATATCAGCCTGCAGATCTACGAGGTCGTCTATACGGCACTGTCCGGAAAACAGGAGAAGAGCGAGGTCGCGGCGCGGTTCGAAAAGATGGCGCGCAGCGACATGCTGACCGGTCTCGACAATCGCCTGGCGATGCAGATGCGGCTCGGCGAGCTGCTGGATACGATCGATCAGGACAATCCCGACAAGCTCACCGTGATCTGGATGGATCTCGATCATTTCAAGACGATCAACGATACGCTGGGGCATCTTGCGGGCGACAAGGTGCTCATCGTGACCGCCCAGCGCGTCAAGGCCGTGCTCGGCAATCGCGGCTGGCTCGCCCGGTTCGGCGGCGACGAGTTCGTGATCATGGCGATCGTGGACAGCGCGGAAGAGGCAGGCCGCTTGGGCAACGAAATACTGGACTCCGTATCGCAGCCGGTCAGCATCAACGAGAATACCGTGGAAGTCGCCGCATCGCTGGGCGTCGCCGTCGCCCCCGATCATGGACGCCAGAGCGAGATCATGCTCAAAAACGCCGATATCGCGCTCTATCACGCCAAGAATGAAGGCGGGAAGCGCGTGCGCGCATTCGAACCGTTCATGCATGAGGACTTCCTCATGCACCGGCAGATCGAGTCCGGCCTGACCGACGCGTTGGCCAACGAAGAATTCACCGTCCTTTTCCAGCCGATCATCGATCTGGAAACCGGCCGGACGAAGAGTTGCGAAGCATTGCTGCGGTGGAACCATCCCGAGCTCGGCGATGTCAGCCCGGCCGTGTTCATTCCCGTCGCCGAAAGTGCCGGCCTGATCGGCGACATCACCGAATGGGTGCTCCGCAAGGCCTGCGAAGCGGCTGCCAAGTGGCCGGAGGAGATCAACGTCTCGGTGAACATCTCCCCCGCCCTGCTCAAGCAGAACAATCTTCCCGTCACGATCATCGAGACGCTCGTAAATACCGGCATGGTGGCGCGGCGGCTGGAGCTCGAGATTACCGAATCGGTGCTTCTCGACAAGAACCCGCACACCAATTCGCTGCTGCGCCAGCTGCAGAAGATGGGCCTGCGCCTGTGCCTCGACGATTTCGGCACGGGCTTTTCTTCGCTCACCTATCTGCGCAGCTGGGAATTCGACACGATCAAGATCGACAAGTCGTTCATTCGCAACATCGGCAACAGCCCGACCGACCAGAAGATCATCGGCGCTGTCGTCCAGCTCGCGAAATCGCTCGAGGTCGCTACCGTCGCCGAGGGCGTCGAGACCGAAGAGCAGTTGCAACGGGTGCGCGAAGCCGGGTGCAGCCGCGTCCAGGGCTTCTATTATGCGCGGCCGATGACCGCGGCCCAGGCGTCACAGCGCCTCAGCCTCGAGGATCTGTCGGATCCCGACGATCAGCAGATCGTCAATTTGCGCTGA
- a CDS encoding putative bifunctional diguanylate cyclase/phosphodiesterase, with product MQRDSDARGPAHMIEERHAPAGEVRTAQLNILSRFTLYSGVTQTICALVFAILERQSLSLQLLLGWLALIIAATYVSARWLNRTSMVRRTDQQPISKIRVAAVDSAVRAGLWIAMPVYAAISGAPINYTFTGGIVAVMIVSGISVAVIPTAVVLWVSILAAGLSFAAYYGVGATALPGIAILGAFAAAAMVGFLLLARSWQGQIDRAGVLAAKRADIRHLLQEYEDRGAGWLWQVDGQYCLTYVSPRMGELLGTATYQLLGKSLAAALGNQSGVGEILAKRERFTKVELELETGKSRRWMTLSGSPIIDDDGEFQGYRGVGLDITDSKSSHAKLQHLANLDVLTGLPNRSRVRTLLDTALSDAKDKGVPCAIMFLDLDGFKPVNDTFGHPKGDAVLKTVARRLSDVVGNRGTVGRIGGDEFAVVVDDAQSRVGVEALAEKLIGAVSEPYMIDNVQIRIGLSIGCAYGPIDGDTVDDLVRKADLALYHSKSLGRATFCNFDPQMQVEAEERVRLEHDMRQAIGTDQFNLLYQPLVSAQTQRVTGFEALLRWNHPTRGPISPAVFIPIAEEAGLIEELGSWVLHQACMDAATWPDDITVAVNVSPLQLVVPALPNTVSEALRKAHMSANRLELEVTESVFMSGAGNAIDVLKRLRSLGVGIALDDFGTGYSSLGYLNKAVFHKLKIDGSFVREAATREETVSIIQAIVMLANSFRLIITAEGVETAEDFNRMRDLGCHQIQGYLFGRPMPIERTREIVGSKWEHRLVG from the coding sequence ATGCAACGCGACAGCGACGCGCGCGGACCAGCGCATATGATCGAGGAGCGACACGCGCCCGCCGGCGAAGTCCGCACGGCGCAGCTCAATATCCTCTCCCGCTTCACGCTCTATTCCGGCGTTACACAGACGATCTGCGCTCTCGTCTTCGCAATCCTCGAGCGCCAGAGCCTTTCCTTGCAGCTGTTGCTCGGCTGGCTCGCACTGATCATCGCGGCCACCTATGTCTCGGCGCGATGGCTGAACCGGACGTCGATGGTTCGCCGCACGGACCAGCAACCGATCTCGAAGATTCGCGTCGCCGCGGTGGACAGCGCCGTGCGCGCCGGACTGTGGATCGCCATGCCGGTCTATGCCGCAATCTCCGGCGCGCCGATCAACTACACCTTCACCGGCGGCATCGTCGCCGTCATGATCGTCAGCGGGATTTCCGTCGCCGTGATACCGACGGCGGTGGTATTGTGGGTTTCCATCCTCGCTGCCGGCCTTTCCTTCGCCGCCTATTACGGCGTCGGCGCGACCGCGCTTCCCGGCATCGCCATCCTCGGCGCATTCGCGGCCGCAGCGATGGTCGGGTTCCTCCTTCTCGCGCGGTCCTGGCAGGGACAGATCGACCGCGCCGGCGTTCTCGCCGCGAAGCGCGCCGATATCCGGCACCTGCTTCAGGAATATGAAGATCGCGGCGCTGGATGGCTGTGGCAGGTCGATGGCCAATACTGTCTGACCTACGTTTCGCCGCGCATGGGCGAACTGCTCGGCACGGCAACCTATCAGCTACTCGGAAAATCGCTCGCCGCCGCATTGGGAAACCAATCGGGCGTCGGCGAGATCCTGGCCAAGCGGGAACGGTTCACGAAAGTCGAGCTCGAACTGGAGACGGGCAAGTCGCGCCGATGGATGACCCTGTCCGGCAGCCCGATCATCGACGATGACGGCGAATTCCAGGGTTATCGCGGCGTCGGCCTAGATATCACCGATTCGAAGAGTTCGCACGCGAAGCTCCAGCATCTGGCGAATCTCGATGTGCTGACCGGCCTGCCCAATCGTTCGCGCGTGCGGACGCTCCTCGATACGGCGCTTAGCGATGCCAAGGACAAGGGTGTACCGTGCGCGATCATGTTCCTTGATCTCGACGGCTTCAAACCGGTCAACGACACGTTCGGCCATCCCAAGGGCGATGCGGTCCTGAAGACGGTCGCGCGGCGGCTCAGCGACGTCGTCGGCAATCGCGGGACAGTCGGCCGGATCGGCGGCGACGAGTTCGCGGTCGTTGTGGACGATGCGCAAAGCCGGGTCGGGGTCGAGGCGCTCGCCGAAAAACTGATCGGTGCGGTCAGCGAACCCTATATGATCGACAATGTGCAGATCCGGATCGGCCTGAGCATCGGCTGCGCCTATGGTCCGATCGACGGAGACACGGTCGACGATCTGGTCCGGAAGGCGGATCTTGCCCTTTATCATTCGAAATCGCTGGGCCGGGCCACATTCTGCAATTTCGACCCCCAGATGCAGGTCGAGGCCGAAGAACGCGTCCGGCTGGAACATGACATGCGGCAGGCGATCGGAACCGATCAGTTCAACCTGCTCTACCAGCCGCTGGTGTCGGCGCAGACCCAGCGGGTTACCGGATTCGAAGCGCTGCTGCGCTGGAATCACCCGACGCGCGGGCCGATCTCGCCGGCCGTCTTCATTCCGATCGCGGAGGAAGCCGGCCTGATCGAGGAGCTGGGATCCTGGGTCCTGCATCAGGCATGTATGGACGCCGCGACCTGGCCCGACGATATCACGGTCGCCGTCAACGTGTCGCCGCTCCAGCTGGTCGTACCGGCCCTGCCCAACACGGTTTCCGAAGCGCTCCGGAAAGCCCATATGTCCGCGAACCGGCTCGAACTCGAAGTGACAGAATCGGTTTTCATGAGCGGCGCGGGAAACGCGATTGATGTGCTGAAAAGGCTCCGGAGCCTCGGCGTCGGCATCGCGCTCGACGATTTCGGAACCGGTTATTCCTCGCTCGGCTATCTCAACAAGGCGGTTTTCCACAAGCTGAAGATCGATGGCAGTTTCGTCCGCGAGGCGGCGACCCGCGAAGAGACCGTCTCCATTATCCAGGCGATCGTCATGCTCGCCAACAGCTTCCGGCTGATCATCACCGCCGAGGGCGTGGAAACGGCCGAGGACTTCAACCGGATGCGCGATCTCGGCTGCCACCAGATCCAGGGCTATCTTTTCGGCCGTCCGATGCCGATCGAACGGACGAGAGAGATCGTCGGAAGCAAATGGGAGCATCGGTTGGTCGGCTAA
- a CDS encoding M3 family metallopeptidase yields the protein MRNALFLAVSGLALTASFTPLAGDAAMANHHATTAEAPETDNPLLADWTGPYEGVPPWDQMAPEHFPGAFEAAMAEMRAEVQAIIDNPEPPTFENTNQAMELVGDRMNNVQAMGGVAMSNISNDEYRAIQREWSPRIASFYQELYLQPELIARYRAVYEGRADAGLNAEQLRLVERDYEQLVRSGALLEGAERERLDEITAELAGLYSEFSNKVLADEETYVLLDGEDDLAGLSDSFVATLRAAAEERGVEGWAIVNTRSFMQPFLQNSTRRDLREQVWRAYVNRGDNGDANDTNEVIAQILALRAERAALLGFETHAHWRMDDTMAGTPEAANDLMMRVWPAAVARVREEVADMQAIADEEGAGITIAPWDYRFYAEKVRQARYNVDEAEIKPYLQLENMIQAMFYAAGRLYDLEFTENTGEVPVFQEDVRTFVVTDSRDGSNVGLFYLDTYARTGKRSGAWMTTYRSQQTLGGEQNVLASNNNNFTEPPAGEPALISLDDARTLFHEFGHGIHYLLQDVYYPSLAGTPRDFVEYPSQVNENWVLTPDILNRFARHVETGEPMPQSLVERIEASDTFNQGFATVEYLASAIVDMRLHNRAEPITDVDAFERETLAEIGMPDEIVMRHRLPQFNHLFSSDAYSAGYYSYLWSETMDADTWEAFVESGDVWNREIADRFRATLLSTGNETDRAEAYRQFRGRDPDVDALLRKRGFPVPGEGEATD from the coding sequence ATGCGCAATGCGCTTTTTCTGGCGGTTAGCGGCCTCGCCCTGACCGCGTCTTTCACACCTCTTGCAGGGGATGCCGCGATGGCAAACCATCACGCGACGACGGCCGAAGCGCCGGAGACCGATAATCCGCTCCTTGCCGATTGGACGGGGCCCTACGAGGGCGTGCCCCCCTGGGATCAGATGGCGCCCGAGCATTTCCCCGGCGCTTTCGAGGCGGCGATGGCCGAGATGCGGGCCGAGGTGCAGGCGATCATCGACAATCCCGAGCCGCCGACCTTCGAGAACACCAATCAGGCGATGGAGTTGGTCGGCGACCGGATGAACAATGTCCAGGCCATGGGCGGCGTCGCGATGAGCAACATCAGCAACGACGAATATCGGGCTATCCAGCGCGAATGGTCGCCGCGGATCGCGAGCTTCTATCAGGAACTCTATCTCCAGCCCGAACTGATCGCGCGCTACCGCGCCGTCTATGAAGGTCGCGCGGACGCCGGTCTGAACGCCGAACAGCTGCGGCTGGTCGAACGCGACTATGAGCAGCTGGTGCGGTCCGGCGCGCTGCTCGAAGGCGCCGAACGCGAGCGGCTCGACGAGATCACGGCGGAACTGGCCGGGCTCTACAGCGAATTCAGCAACAAGGTGCTCGCCGACGAGGAAACCTACGTCCTGCTCGACGGCGAAGACGATCTGGCGGGCTTGTCCGACAGCTTCGTCGCGACGCTGCGCGCGGCGGCCGAGGAGCGTGGCGTCGAAGGCTGGGCGATCGTCAACACGCGCTCCTTCATGCAGCCTTTCCTGCAGAATTCGACGCGGCGCGACCTGCGCGAACAGGTGTGGCGCGCCTATGTCAATCGCGGCGACAATGGCGATGCCAACGACACGAACGAGGTCATCGCGCAGATCCTCGCGCTGCGGGCCGAACGCGCGGCGCTGCTCGGCTTCGAAACCCATGCGCATTGGCGGATGGACGATACGATGGCCGGAACGCCGGAAGCCGCCAACGACCTGATGATGCGGGTCTGGCCCGCCGCAGTCGCGCGGGTCCGCGAGGAGGTGGCCGACATGCAGGCGATCGCCGACGAAGAGGGCGCCGGCATCACGATCGCGCCCTGGGACTATCGCTTCTACGCGGAAAAGGTCCGGCAGGCGCGCTACAATGTCGATGAAGCCGAGATCAAACCCTATCTCCAGCTCGAGAACATGATCCAGGCGATGTTCTACGCCGCGGGCCGTCTCTACGATCTCGAATTCACCGAGAATACCGGCGAGGTTCCGGTCTTCCAGGAAGATGTCCGCACGTTCGTCGTGACGGATAGCCGCGACGGTTCCAATGTCGGGCTCTTCTATCTCGACACCTATGCCCGCACGGGCAAGCGCTCCGGCGCCTGGATGACGACCTATCGCAGCCAGCAGACCTTGGGCGGCGAGCAGAATGTGCTGGCGTCCAACAACAACAATTTCACCGAGCCGCCCGCAGGCGAACCGGCGCTGATCAGCCTCGACGACGCGCGGACCCTGTTCCACGAATTCGGTCACGGCATCCATTATCTGTTGCAGGACGTCTATTATCCGAGCCTTGCCGGGACGCCGCGCGACTTTGTCGAATATCCGAGCCAGGTGAACGAGAACTGGGTGCTGACGCCCGATATCCTCAACCGCTTCGCGCGCCATGTCGAAACCGGCGAACCGATGCCGCAATCGCTGGTCGAGCGGATCGAGGCGAGCGACACCTTCAACCAGGGCTTCGCGACGGTCGAATATCTGGCCTCGGCGATCGTCGACATGCGGCTGCACAACCGTGCCGAGCCGATCACCGATGTCGATGCGTTCGAGCGCGAGACGCTGGCCGAGATCGGCATGCCCGACGAGATCGTGATGCGGCACCGCCTGCCGCAGTTCAATCACCTCTTCTCCTCGGACGCCTATTCGGCCGGCTATTACAGCTATCTCTGGTCCGAGACGATGGACGCCGACACTTGGGAAGCGTTCGTCGAGAGCGGCGATGTCTGGAATCGCGAGATCGCCGACCGGTTCCGCGCGACCCTGCTGTCGACCGGCAACGAGACCGATCGAGCCGAAGCCTATCGCCAGTTCCGCGGTCGCGATCCCGATGTCGACGCGCTGCTCCGCAAGCGCGGCTTCCCGGTTCCCGGCGAGGGTGAAGCCACCGACTGA
- a CDS encoding SDR family NAD(P)-dependent oxidoreductase, whose translation MTSPIALIVGVGDGLSASLARRVAAADYRPILAARNADGIETLAAETGGEARSCDATDPDAVADLFGGLDGRLAVAIYNPSMRVAGPIAELDPEEVRAAIDVTAFGAFLCGQQAARIMLAQEPENGTRGAILFTGASAGMKGFARSAPFAMGKFAERGLAESMARELHPQGVHVALVHIDGAINNPGRSNPPDNPDALLDPEAIADTYMHVIGQHRSAWTSEVALRPWVENF comes from the coding sequence ATGACTTCGCCGATCGCCTTGATCGTCGGTGTGGGCGATGGCCTTTCGGCCTCGCTCGCCCGGCGGGTGGCGGCGGCGGATTATCGGCCGATCCTCGCCGCCCGCAATGCGGACGGCATAGAGACGCTTGCCGCCGAAACCGGCGGCGAAGCCCGGTCCTGTGACGCGACCGACCCCGATGCGGTAGCCGACCTGTTCGGCGGCCTCGACGGGCGGTTGGCGGTCGCCATCTATAATCCGTCTATGCGTGTCGCCGGCCCGATCGCCGAGCTGGATCCCGAGGAGGTCCGCGCCGCCATCGACGTCACGGCGTTCGGCGCCTTTCTTTGCGGTCAGCAGGCCGCCCGGATCATGCTCGCACAAGAGCCGGAAAACGGCACGCGCGGCGCCATATTATTTACCGGGGCTTCGGCCGGGATGAAGGGTTTCGCCCGGTCCGCACCGTTCGCGATGGGCAAGTTCGCCGAGCGCGGTCTGGCGGAATCGATGGCGCGCGAACTCCATCCGCAGGGCGTGCATGTCGCGCTCGTTCATATCGACGGAGCGATCAACAATCCGGGCCGGAGCAATCCGCCGGACAATCCGGATGCGCTGCTCGATCCCGAGGCGATCGCGGACACCTATATGCATGTTATCGGCCAGCATCGCTCGGCCTGGACGAGCGAGGTCGCGCTGCGGCCCTGGGTGGAGAATTTCTGA
- a CDS encoding haloalkane dehalogenase translates to MTIQALRTPDERFANIPDFDYPVHYAEDLPGYEGLRAAWVDAGPEDADRVFLCLHGEPSWSFLYRKMIPVFLESGARAVAPDFFGFGRSDKPTEAETYSFDFHRDYILALVERLDLKNITLVVQDWGGLIGLTLPVDETFRARFSRLIVMNTGLGIGKTPSEGFIAWKNYAASTPDLPIGELIARGTPQMTDAEKAAYDAPFPSPDYKMGARRFPELVPISPEMEGVEVSLTAAGFWKEDFDGASFMAVGDADPVLGPDVMNRLRENIKGCPEPMMIEGGGHFVQEWGEPIARAALRHFGDL, encoded by the coding sequence ATGACGATACAAGCCTTACGGACGCCGGACGAACGTTTCGCCAATATCCCGGATTTCGACTATCCGGTGCATTATGCCGAGGACTTGCCGGGGTATGAGGGGCTGCGCGCGGCTTGGGTGGACGCGGGGCCCGAGGATGCCGACCGCGTCTTCCTGTGCCTGCATGGCGAGCCGAGTTGGAGTTTCCTCTACCGCAAGATGATCCCGGTCTTCCTCGAAAGCGGCGCCCGGGCCGTCGCGCCCGATTTCTTCGGCTTCGGCCGGTCGGACAAGCCGACCGAGGCGGAGACCTACAGTTTCGATTTCCACCGCGACTATATCCTCGCGCTGGTCGAGCGGCTCGATCTGAAGAACATCACTCTGGTCGTACAGGATTGGGGCGGGCTGATCGGCCTGACCCTGCCGGTCGACGAGACGTTCCGCGCGCGCTTTTCCCGGCTGATCGTGATGAACACGGGGCTCGGCATCGGCAAGACGCCGAGCGAAGGGTTTATCGCCTGGAAGAATTATGCCGCCTCGACCCCGGACCTGCCGATCGGCGAGCTGATCGCGCGCGGCACGCCGCAGATGACCGACGCGGAAAAGGCCGCTTACGACGCGCCGTTCCCGTCACCCGATTACAAGATGGGCGCACGGCGCTTCCCCGAACTCGTCCCGATCTCGCCCGAGATGGAAGGTGTCGAGGTCAGCCTGACGGCGGCCGGGTTCTGGAAAGAGGATTTCGACGGCGCGAGCTTCATGGCGGTCGGCGATGCCGATCCGGTGCTCGGGCCCGACGTGATGAACCGGCTGCGCGAGAATATCAAAGGCTGCCCCGAACCGATGATGATCGAGGGCGGCGGCCATTTCGTCCAGGAATGGGGCGAACCCATCGCACGCGCCGCGCTCCGGCATTTCGGGGATTTGTAG
- a CDS encoding META domain-containing protein: MKTLSKSLSTLAALSLFAAAPVLADHHDGVEEAGDRWAGFRAGGNEPFWSLTIDDARFRFEHMGVFSAEAPRTGPGFTPNGTVFMSRSDEGERRDFIVLVEDRICSDSMSGLPFPKTVRVFVEGLHFAGCGGDTLSLLAGDEWRVTSLGGGTVPESAGQVLRFDARGSLSGSGGCNRFMTSYALDDGLGFGPVASTRRACINPEITRLEDALFATLGAVISFEISEDGVLTLFSENGPVLTAER; encoded by the coding sequence ATGAAAACGCTTTCCAAAAGCCTCTCCACCCTGGCCGCCTTGTCCCTGTTCGCAGCCGCTCCGGTCCTTGCCGACCATCATGACGGGGTCGAGGAAGCTGGCGATCGCTGGGCCGGCTTTCGCGCCGGCGGCAACGAGCCGTTCTGGTCGCTGACGATCGACGACGCCCGCTTCCGGTTCGAACATATGGGCGTCTTCTCGGCCGAAGCGCCGAGAACGGGCCCGGGCTTTACCCCCAACGGGACCGTCTTCATGAGCCGGTCCGACGAGGGCGAACGGCGTGACTTCATTGTCCTGGTAGAAGACCGGATTTGCAGCGACAGCATGTCCGGCCTGCCCTTCCCCAAGACGGTGCGAGTGTTTGTCGAAGGCCTGCACTTCGCCGGATGCGGCGGCGATACGCTAAGCCTGCTGGCGGGCGACGAATGGCGCGTCACGTCGCTGGGCGGCGGAACCGTCCCGGAAAGCGCGGGGCAAGTGCTGCGCTTCGACGCCAGAGGCAGCCTGTCCGGGTCGGGCGGCTGCAACCGTTTCATGACCAGCTATGCGCTCGACGACGGGCTCGGCTTCGGGCCGGTCGCATCGACCCGGCGGGCCTGCATCAACCCCGAGATAACCCGGCTCGAGGACGCGCTGTTCGCGACGCTCGGCGCGGTGATCAGCTTCGAGATCAGCGAGGACGGCGTATTGACGCTATTCTCCGAAAACGGACCGGTGCTGACCGCCGAACGCTGA
- a CDS encoding 3-methyl-2-oxobutanoate dehydrogenase (2-methylpropanoyl-transferring) subunit alpha encodes MASDTERRNLPPLELYVPEPKFRPGDEADFSDIQVPPAGETRRPDTAADHGEMPDLAYGLVRVLDDEGKAVGPWDPKLDPETLRKMLRAMALTRAYDQRMFRAQRQGKTSFYMKCTGEEAVAIAATFALDRDDMCFPSYRQQGILIARDWSLVDMMNQVYSNKKDRLMGRQLPIMYSTKQGSFFSISGNLATQYPQAVGWAMASAAKGDTRIAATWTGEGSSAEGDFHSACIFAAVYQAPVIMNVVNNQWAISSFSGFAGGDETTFAARAVGYGIAGLRVDGNDALAVYAATQWAAERARTNKGPTLIEHFTYRAEGHSTSDDPSQYRSADEAAEWPLGDPIARLKNHLIALGEWDEDRQAEMDGECAEQVKTAAKQAEKNGILGHGLHQPLETMFEQVFEEMPWHLKEQMQDMLDENEAANNVAKTR; translated from the coding sequence ATGGCTAGCGACACGGAGAGGCGCAATCTGCCGCCACTCGAACTTTACGTACCCGAACCCAAATTCCGCCCCGGCGACGAGGCGGACTTTTCGGATATTCAGGTGCCGCCCGCCGGCGAGACCCGGCGTCCGGACACCGCTGCCGATCACGGCGAGATGCCCGATCTCGCCTATGGTCTCGTCCGCGTCCTCGACGATGAGGGCAAGGCCGTCGGCCCTTGGGATCCGAAGCTCGATCCGGAGACGTTGCGCAAGATGCTGCGCGCGATGGCGCTGACCCGCGCCTATGACCAGCGCATGTTTCGCGCCCAGCGCCAGGGCAAGACCAGCTTCTATATGAAATGCACGGGGGAGGAGGCGGTCGCGATCGCCGCGACCTTCGCGCTCGACCGGGACGATATGTGTTTCCCCTCCTATCGCCAGCAGGGCATCCTGATCGCGCGCGACTGGTCGCTCGTCGACATGATGAACCAGGTCTATTCGAACAAGAAAGACCGGCTGATGGGGCGCCAGCTGCCGATCATGTATTCGACGAAACAGGGCAGCTTCTTTTCGATCTCAGGCAATCTCGCCACGCAATATCCGCAGGCCGTGGGCTGGGCGATGGCGAGCGCCGCGAAGGGCGACACGCGGATCGCGGCGACCTGGACCGGCGAGGGATCGAGTGCGGAAGGCGACTTCCATTCGGCCTGCATTTTCGCCGCCGTGTATCAGGCGCCCGTCATCATGAACGTCGTCAACAATCAATGGGCGATCAGCTCGTTCAGCGGTTTCGCCGGCGGCGACGAGACGACCTTCGCCGCGCGCGCGGTCGGTTACGGCATCGCGGGCCTTCGGGTCGACGGCAATGACGCGTTGGCCGTATACGCCGCGACCCAATGGGCAGCGGAACGGGCGCGGACGAATAAAGGCCCGACCCTGATCGAACATTTCACCTATCGCGCCGAAGGTCATTCGACCTCGGACGATCCGTCGCAATATCGCTCGGCCGACGAGGCGGCGGAATGGCCGCTCGGCGATCCGATCGCGCGGCTCAAAAACCATCTGATCGCGCTCGGCGAATGGGACGAGGATCGCCAGGCGGAGATGGACGGGGAATGCGCGGAGCAAGTTAAGACGGCGGCTAAACAAGCCGAGAAAAATGGCATTCTTGGCCATGGCTTACACCAACCTCTTGAGACCATGTTTGAACAGGTGTTCGAGGAAATGCCATGGCACCTGAAGGAACAGATGCAGGACATGCTCGACGAGAACGAGGCCGCCAACAATGTGGCGAAGACGCGATGA